A single window of Nicotiana sylvestris chromosome 5, ASM39365v2, whole genome shotgun sequence DNA harbors:
- the LOC138868981 gene encoding uncharacterized protein, giving the protein MTHQVSAIVHSMAPNLEYPGAFKIPCTIGSADFAKDLYDLGESINLMPYSVFKTLGTGQPRPTSIRFQMADRTMKRPLGIIDDMLVQVDKFILPAYFVILDCEVDYEVPIILGRHFLATGKALVDVEAWELTFWVVMKKLCSMFASQ; this is encoded by the coding sequence atgacacatcaagtgagtgccattgtACACTCCATGGCTCCAAATTTAGAATACCCTGGTGCCTTTAAAATCCCATGCACTATTGGTAGTGCCGATTTCGCTAAAGATTTGTATGACTTAGGGGAAAGCATTAACTTGATGCCATATTCTGTGTTCAAGACATTGGGGActgggcaaccaagacccacctcCATAAGGTTTCAAATGGCGGACAGGACAATGAAGAGGCCATTGGGGAtaattgatgatatgctagttcaGGTGGACAAGTTCATACTTCCCGCATATTTTGTGATACTTGACTGTGAGGTTGACTACGAGGTGCCGATAATATTGGGGAGACATTTCCTAGCTacagggaaggccttagttgatgtggaagcatggGAGCTCACCTTCTGGGTGGTGATGAAAAAGTTGTGTTCCATGTTTGCAAGTCAATGA